A window of the Bacteroides thetaiotaomicron VPI-5482 genome harbors these coding sequences:
- a CDS encoding glycosyltransferase family 2 protein codes for MPFVSVVLPAYKATCLKEAVHSILSQTYRDFELIIVNDASPENVKEVVAKFQDERLAYYENEYNVGGKDLVKQWNDYCLPKTSGEWVVMASDDDMYAPTYLEEMVKLTEKYSQYDLFHCRVNKINIFFWGG; via the coding sequence ATGCCATTCGTATCAGTTGTATTACCGGCTTACAAAGCTACTTGTCTGAAAGAGGCTGTTCATTCGATTCTTTCACAGACTTATAGAGATTTTGAATTGATCATAGTCAATGATGCATCTCCCGAAAATGTGAAGGAAGTGGTTGCTAAATTCCAGGATGAACGTCTGGCATATTATGAGAACGAGTATAATGTCGGCGGTAAAGATTTGGTAAAGCAATGGAATGATTATTGTCTCCCCAAAACATCGGGCGAATGGGTGGTAATGGCTTCGGATGATGACATGTATGCGCCAACTTATTTGGAAGAAATGGTGAAACTTACCGAGAAATATTCCCAATACGACTTATTTCATTGTCGTGTTAATAAAATTAACATTTTTTTTTGGGGGGGGTAA
- a CDS encoding glycosyltransferase, whose product MLFPFVLPAYKATYLKEVILSILWQTYTNLELVIVNDASPKYLDSIVNEFDNDRILKE is encoded by the coding sequence ATGCTTTTTCCTTTTGTACTCCCAGCATATAAGGCTACTTATTTAAAGGAGGTAATATTAAGTATATTGTGGCAAACTTATACCAATCTTGAGCTTGTCATTGTTAATGATGCTTCTCCAAAATATTTGGATTCCATCGTCAATGAATTTGATAATGATAGAATATTAAAGGAATAA
- a CDS encoding Coenzyme F420 hydrogenase/dehydrogenase, beta subunit C-terminal domain, with amino-acid sequence MIKVEDKSRCCGCEACVSSCPLQCIELVKDKEGFMYPQVDTARCIDCGKCEKACPELVEAKGSGGVTVYAAVNPDKEARLASSSGGIFTLLAESVLAENGVVFGARFDKDWNVIHDYTETKEGLEAFRGSKYVQSRTGETFKQAEQFLKEGRKVLFSGTPCQIMGLKRYLHKEYDNLLAVDFVCHGVPSPLVWRKYIEETLVRQDEKIQFRPTLNHLFLDEMPLIEGISFRNKCLGWKKYSFALILSKVTTAGEKNTVSLSRIFYDNAYMKAFLANLSLRPACYRCPAKSGKSGSDITLGDFWGIEKIAPELDDDRGCSLLIINNPKVRDELRKKGCLLAEFPISEILPYNLSTAYSVSMPNNRKFFWFMFDKAGFHKALMLATSTTFPIRALRKLFRLI; translated from the coding sequence ATGATAAAAGTGGAAGATAAATCGCGTTGCTGTGGTTGCGAGGCTTGTGTGTCAAGTTGTCCCCTGCAGTGCATTGAGCTTGTAAAGGATAAGGAAGGCTTTATGTATCCGCAAGTAGATACGGCACGTTGCATTGATTGTGGCAAATGTGAGAAAGCCTGCCCCGAATTGGTTGAAGCCAAGGGAAGCGGGGGCGTCACTGTTTATGCGGCCGTCAATCCGGATAAGGAAGCCCGTCTTGCCAGTTCCTCCGGTGGCATTTTCACTCTTCTGGCAGAATCGGTTCTCGCGGAGAATGGTGTAGTGTTTGGCGCACGGTTTGACAAGGATTGGAATGTCATCCACGATTATACTGAGACTAAAGAGGGACTGGAAGCATTTCGGGGAAGCAAATACGTACAAAGCCGGACAGGCGAAACTTTCAAGCAGGCGGAACAGTTTCTGAAAGAGGGTCGTAAGGTGCTTTTCTCGGGTACTCCCTGCCAAATCATGGGGCTGAAGAGATATCTTCATAAAGAGTACGACAACTTGCTGGCTGTCGATTTCGTTTGTCACGGTGTGCCGAGTCCATTGGTATGGAGGAAATACATAGAAGAAACACTCGTCCGTCAGGACGAAAAAATTCAGTTTCGTCCCACCTTAAACCACTTGTTCTTGGACGAGATGCCCCTTATAGAGGGTATCTCGTTCAGAAACAAATGCTTAGGCTGGAAAAAATACAGTTTCGCTCTCATCCTCTCCAAGGTGACAACCGCCGGAGAGAAAAATACAGTTTCGCTCTCACGTATATTCTACGACAATGCCTATATGAAGGCATTTTTGGCGAATCTCTCCTTGCGCCCCGCTTGTTACCGCTGTCCCGCGAAATCAGGGAAGTCCGGTAGTGATATTACGCTGGGTGACTTCTGGGGCATTGAGAAGATTGCTCCCGAATTGGATGACGACCGTGGCTGCAGCCTGTTGATTATAAACAATCCGAAGGTGAGGGATGAGTTACGAAAGAAAGGCTGTTTGTTGGCGGAATTTCCCATTTCGGAAATCTTGCCGTATAATCTGAGCACAGCTTATTCGGTGAGCATGCCGAATAACAGGAAATTTTTTTGGTTCATGTTCGATAAAGCCGGCTTCCATAAGGCTTTAATGTTGGCAACAAGCACAACGTTTCCCATTCGTGCGTTGAGAAAACTTTTCAGGCTAATATGA
- a CDS encoding acyltransferase family protein encodes MNQRWPDYNSIAHKDFQFLCMDYVRFVLALLVVLFHAFALSSISAFSDIEYPLIGLVSRVLDAFLAHTIVPVYSFISGYLFFLVKEWNKKVYFDKIKKRIHTLLIPYLLWNGIGIILVAIKQLSCFDTFISVSGTCIDFSFQNILSCFYMYNGKLSVPSAITDYAQLVQTQYYPINTALWYVRDLMVVVVCTPVLYFLLKKIKAYLIIVLGILYLLFGFYHIDWHLYQLASVFLFFSYGALIGLQRMNLVDVFKKFFKISIILYPLCSLCYLFVQGYYSNVAVLIRTVNMFAFIAFAFNVTSWMLHCVPQWLTFKNIGASGVFIYMAHCLVLSRMLKILFFIITPDTGMGMANCYICAALFTIILLIGTYFLLRKYMVSVLNILIGRV; translated from the coding sequence ATGAATCAAAGGTGGCCTGATTATAATTCAATAGCGCATAAGGATTTCCAATTCTTATGTATGGACTATGTACGTTTTGTCCTTGCCCTATTGGTTGTTTTGTTTCATGCATTTGCTCTAAGCAGTATATCGGCATTTTCCGATATAGAATATCCCTTAATAGGATTGGTAAGCCGTGTGTTGGATGCATTCTTGGCACATACAATCGTTCCTGTTTATTCCTTCATATCCGGTTATCTTTTTTTTCTTGTTAAGGAATGGAACAAAAAGGTTTATTTTGACAAAATCAAAAAGAGGATACATACGCTTTTGATACCTTACCTGTTATGGAATGGTATAGGTATTATACTTGTAGCCATTAAACAATTGTCCTGCTTTGACACTTTTATTTCAGTATCAGGTACTTGCATAGACTTTTCATTTCAGAATATCCTGTCTTGTTTTTATATGTATAATGGCAAACTTAGTGTCCCGTCTGCTATAACAGATTATGCCCAACTGGTGCAAACACAATATTATCCAATTAATACAGCATTGTGGTATGTCCGTGATTTGATGGTAGTGGTTGTCTGCACTCCTGTATTATATTTCTTGTTAAAAAAAATAAAAGCATATTTGATTATCGTTCTGGGGATATTATACTTATTGTTTGGTTTTTATCATATTGATTGGCATCTCTATCAGTTGGCATCCGTTTTCCTCTTCTTTTCATATGGAGCCCTTATAGGTCTACAGAGGATGAATTTGGTTGATGTATTCAAAAAGTTCTTTAAAATCTCTATCATACTTTATCCTCTTTGTTCACTTTGTTATTTGTTTGTACAAGGTTATTATAGTAATGTGGCTGTCTTAATAAGAACGGTGAATATGTTTGCATTTATTGCATTTGCTTTTAATGTTACAAGTTGGATGTTACATTGTGTTCCACAATGGCTGACATTTAAAAATATAGGCGCATCAGGTGTTTTTATTTATATGGCTCACTGTTTGGTCTTGTCAAGAATGCTGAAGATACTATTCTTTATCATTACTCCAGATACGGGTATGGGGATGGCTAATTGTTATATTTGTGCAGCCCTTTTCACAATTATACTGTTGATTGGTACTTATTTTTTGCTCCGTAAATATATGGTCTCTGTATTGAACATATTGATAGGACGAGTATGA
- a CDS encoding SP_1767 family glycosyltransferase yields the protein MTSVLNSFWLGIKVPLRKAVYWLQYNLLKRKRNAFNILMAEETIDYIVKHECSVCRYGDGEIDMITCLKEGFDESRKSDFQTYDEKLAWRLKQILGNGSDEELNLIVCIPYVWKSHRSLSFTARRFIERSFVNNREMIFASIHPTRLYGDSYFTRFYIDARNKKKKGSYIQHCRQIWQGRDLCIIEGEQSRLGVGNDLFDNAQSIERILCPALDAFAKYDEIMKAACTVNKAKLVLIALGHTATVLAYDLAEVGYQAIDIGHIDIEYEWFLMRAPKKVPVPHKYVNEVPEGRQFSEERNKEYLSQIIYSVK from the coding sequence ATGACTTCCGTATTGAATTCATTTTGGCTGGGTATCAAAGTGCCTTTGCGAAAAGCGGTGTATTGGCTTCAATATAATTTGTTGAAGCGGAAAAGGAATGCTTTCAATATCCTTATGGCTGAGGAAACCATCGACTATATCGTTAAACACGAATGTTCCGTTTGCCGATATGGTGACGGAGAAATTGACATGATCACTTGTCTGAAAGAGGGGTTTGATGAAAGTCGTAAAAGTGATTTCCAAACATACGATGAAAAATTAGCATGGCGTTTAAAGCAAATTTTGGGAAACGGATCGGACGAAGAGCTGAATTTGATAGTGTGCATTCCCTATGTATGGAAAAGCCATCGAAGCCTCTCTTTTACAGCCAGACGGTTCATCGAGCGGAGCTTTGTAAATAACCGGGAAATGATATTTGCTTCCATTCATCCTACACGACTCTATGGAGACTCCTATTTTACCCGGTTCTATATAGACGCTCGTAATAAAAAAAAGAAGGGGAGCTATATACAGCATTGCCGCCAAATATGGCAGGGACGCGATCTCTGCATCATAGAAGGTGAACAGAGCCGGTTAGGTGTCGGCAATGACTTGTTCGATAATGCTCAGAGTATAGAACGCATACTTTGCCCGGCATTGGATGCTTTTGCCAAGTATGATGAAATAATGAAGGCAGCTTGTACCGTGAATAAGGCAAAACTCGTTTTGATTGCTTTAGGACATACCGCTACGGTTCTGGCATATGATTTAGCTGAAGTGGGATACCAGGCTATTGATATTGGGCACATTGACATCGAGTATGAATGGTTTCTGATGAGAGCGCCCAAAAAAGTACCTGTCCCGCATAAATACGTGAATGAAGTGCCGGAAGGCAGACAATTTTCGGAGGAGCGGAACAAGGAGTATCTTTCTCAGATAATATACAGTGTGAAATAG
- a CDS encoding glycosyltransferase family 2 protein encodes MVVSIITPLYKVEDFIARCADSLFRQSYTEIEYIFVDDCSSDRSVEVLLQVAERYPQLQQQIRILHHESNRGVAAARETGLAAATGEYVYWVDADDWIEPDAIEKMVVRSEQGQKDIIACGWYLCFRQNERRMPMPCYADAETALRGMLSGTMRWNLWLYMIKRDLYLMNDIHFMEGENVGEDMLVLIKLFSHAKSIGFVKDAFYHYVKQNENSLTRLSPEQQMKRQMRNLQAATDYLVTHFIGKYEKEINFFKLNAKMPLLISNDKNSYRTWTACFPEANKYIMANKRQTLRMRLVQLMAAKRQFWLVELYYQLVFKFVYGILYK; translated from the coding sequence ATGGTTGTTAGTATCATCACACCACTTTACAAGGTAGAGGACTTCATTGCACGATGTGCCGATTCGCTTTTCCGACAAAGTTATACGGAGATAGAATATATATTCGTAGATGATTGTAGCTCGGACAGGAGTGTAGAGGTGCTCTTGCAGGTGGCCGAACGCTATCCGCAACTTCAGCAACAAATCAGAATACTTCATCACGAGTCTAATCGTGGTGTAGCTGCTGCACGGGAAACAGGGTTGGCTGCCGCAACGGGAGAGTATGTGTATTGGGTGGATGCGGACGATTGGATAGAGCCGGATGCGATAGAGAAGATGGTGGTGCGATCGGAACAGGGGCAGAAGGATATTATAGCTTGCGGGTGGTATCTCTGTTTTAGGCAAAATGAGCGGCGAATGCCCATGCCTTGTTATGCTGATGCAGAAACAGCTCTGAGAGGAATGTTATCAGGAACGATGCGTTGGAACTTGTGGCTCTATATGATAAAACGTGACTTGTATTTAATGAATGATATTCATTTCATGGAAGGGGAAAATGTAGGGGAAGATATGCTGGTACTTATTAAATTATTCTCACATGCGAAGAGTATTGGATTCGTAAAAGACGCATTCTATCATTATGTAAAACAAAACGAGAATAGCCTCACCAGGCTTAGTCCTGAACAACAGATGAAACGTCAAATGCGTAACTTGCAGGCTGCGACGGACTATCTGGTCACCCATTTTATCGGGAAGTATGAAAAGGAAATCAACTTCTTCAAGCTCAATGCCAAGATGCCGCTACTCATCAGTAACGATAAAAACTCTTATCGGACATGGACGGCCTGTTTCCCCGAAGCCAACAAATACATTATGGCGAACAAAAGGCAGACCCTGCGTATGCGATTGGTGCAACTGATGGCTGCGAAAAGGCAGTTTTGGCTGGTGGAACTTTATTACCAGCTGGTATTTAAATTTGTTTACGGAATACTATACAAATGA
- a CDS encoding glycosyltransferase family 2 protein: MRKISIVIPVYNTEKYLKLSVDSVLSQSYQDWELILVDDGSKDGSGAICDKYASEDSRIKVYHTVNQGVTAARGYGVEQSTGEWICFLDADDTLADDALQVMLGKSADCDIVIGNKRIVSGNDVTEEWMNQDDRQLQAVEFLDGLIRNKISQYITGRIFRRILFDNGTICIPRELIMAEDFIMNVQLGNKAKKIAVIRDMVYGYHVYGESVSHTFRTNLEYESRFCDCLFSALKTGGYYEEVKEAFTFQKVRALKSAFMAQQGRVNLRHPFLQEVRKEAKSIGLSRGWKLFLYLLPLKYIGYIFFRSLNK, translated from the coding sequence ATGAGAAAAATATCAATCGTTATTCCGGTTTATAATACTGAGAAGTATCTGAAATTGTCCGTTGATAGTGTTCTGTCTCAATCTTATCAGGATTGGGAATTGATATTGGTGGATGACGGAAGTAAGGACGGCAGTGGAGCCATTTGTGACAAGTATGCGTCGGAGGATTCCCGTATAAAGGTATATCATACTGTTAATCAAGGCGTGACCGCTGCCCGTGGTTATGGCGTGGAGCAATCTACCGGAGAATGGATTTGCTTCCTTGATGCCGACGACACGCTTGCCGACGATGCACTTCAGGTGATGCTGGGCAAAAGTGCTGATTGTGACATTGTGATAGGCAACAAGCGGATTGTTTCCGGCAATGATGTGACAGAAGAATGGATGAACCAGGACGACAGGCAGTTGCAAGCAGTGGAATTTTTGGACGGGTTGATTAGAAACAAAATATCCCAATACATCACCGGTCGGATATTTCGCAGAATCTTGTTTGATAACGGGACAATCTGTATTCCCCGTGAACTGATTATGGCGGAAGATTTCATCATGAACGTACAGTTGGGCAACAAGGCAAAGAAAATTGCCGTTATCCGGGACATGGTATATGGGTATCATGTATATGGAGAGTCGGTATCGCACACCTTCCGCACCAACTTGGAATATGAGAGCCGATTCTGTGATTGCCTTTTTTCAGCATTGAAGACTGGCGGATACTACGAAGAGGTAAAAGAAGCGTTTACCTTTCAAAAAGTAAGGGCTTTGAAGTCGGCATTCATGGCTCAGCAGGGGCGAGTGAATTTACGCCACCCTTTTTTGCAGGAGGTACGCAAAGAGGCTAAAAGCATCGGGCTGTCGAGAGGATGGAAGTTGTTCTTGTACCTACTCCCCCTGAAATACATCGGCTACATCTTTTTTAGATCATTGAATAAATAA
- a CDS encoding polysaccharide pyruvyl transferase family protein gives MKIGILTQPLSNNYGGILQALALQTVLRSMGHETVILSREYDYPPFRLCLMRILSVLKCIVRKYILRDNRAIIANPFLHFYATDKTQVYDDNEIQAFIRKNLKCSVRLQSTWILKIYVRLHHFDAFLVGSDQVWRESFSPCITNFFLDFLSQKCRAKRIAYGASFGVEQNPISVASLNQCVELAKRFDAISVREQSGVKIMKETFHLSACQVLDPTLLLPVDFYRSFMQKSDMDSSGLVSYLLDGNEEKRNIIAVAREQLQLSQTELLLFPSRYKDEVPRFSSVSSWLSAFANADFVVTDSFHGCVFSIIFRKPFVVISNSGRGNERFFSLLDTFGLNDRLVFSYEEFVDKEEILLIEQDYTEVERKYENLKVKSLEFLFQALNEN, from the coding sequence ATGAAAATAGGAATATTGACTCAACCGCTGAGTAACAACTATGGTGGCATATTACAGGCTTTGGCTCTGCAAACCGTGTTGCGGTCGATGGGGCATGAGACAGTTATTCTCAGTCGTGAATATGACTATCCGCCATTCCGGCTTTGCCTGATGCGTATATTGAGCGTGTTGAAGTGTATTGTTCGTAAGTATATATTAAGGGACAACCGTGCTATTATTGCCAATCCCTTTTTACACTTCTATGCAACAGATAAGACACAGGTTTATGACGATAACGAAATACAAGCGTTTATCCGGAAGAACTTGAAATGTTCCGTCCGGCTACAGAGTACTTGGATATTGAAGATCTATGTACGACTGCATCATTTTGATGCTTTTTTAGTGGGAAGCGATCAAGTATGGCGCGAGTCTTTTTCTCCTTGTATCACTAATTTCTTTTTGGATTTTCTTTCACAGAAATGCAGAGCCAAAAGAATAGCCTATGGGGCTTCATTTGGAGTGGAACAGAATCCTATCTCTGTAGCTTCATTGAATCAATGTGTAGAACTAGCCAAGCGGTTTGATGCCATATCGGTACGTGAACAGTCCGGAGTAAAAATAATGAAAGAGACCTTTCATCTGTCGGCTTGTCAGGTATTAGATCCGACTTTGTTGCTTCCTGTTGATTTTTATCGTTCTTTCATGCAGAAATCCGATATGGATTCATCGGGTTTGGTGAGTTATTTGCTTGATGGTAATGAAGAGAAAAGAAATATCATTGCTGTTGCACGAGAGCAATTGCAATTGTCTCAGACCGAATTATTACTCTTTCCATCTCGATACAAAGATGAAGTGCCTCGATTTTCTTCTGTTTCTTCTTGGCTTTCCGCTTTTGCTAATGCGGATTTTGTAGTGACAGATTCATTTCATGGTTGTGTGTTTTCTATTATTTTTCGTAAACCGTTTGTGGTAATATCTAATTCGGGCAGAGGAAATGAACGTTTTTTTTCCTTGCTTGATACTTTCGGGCTAAATGATAGATTAGTGTTCTCGTATGAAGAATTTGTTGATAAAGAAGAAATTTTGCTTATTGAACAAGATTATACAGAAGTAGAACGAAAATATGAGAATTTAAAAGTTAAGAGTCTTGAGTTCCTGTTTCAAGCGTTAAATGAGAATTAA
- a CDS encoding lipopolysaccharide biosynthesis protein, producing MTTQSENTRRIAKNTLMLYVRMLFSMLVSLYTSRVVLNALGVEDYGIYNVVGGFVAMFSLVSSSLSSAVSRFLTFELGRKNVERLKLMFFTSLSIHIILALAVVLAAETVGLWFLNTQMTIPADRLHAANWVFQASVCSFALGLCSTPFNASIVSHEHMGTFAKAGIMDVMLRLLVVLFIACPSWHFDRLIIYSLLLVLVSISLQCFYLYYCGRHFEECRWRFSFDRPCWKEMSSFAVWNFIGCTAGLLKGQGVNVLLNIFVGPVLNAARGIADQVNAAICSFSGNFMIALNPQITKSYASDNREYTMSLVERGSRFSFYIMFILALPVLLETDFILNLWLKQYPDHTVNFVRLVLLLSLSDILSNTLITLQNANGNIRNYQIAVGGMLMMNFPLSYCCLKAGFPPESTLVVALFVSVCCLILRLLFLRRMVRLSVRRYIRNVCLNTFTVAVTASCLPILLSRQMEDGWIRFIVVCVASVCCVGVSSYFIGCGSSERAFIVQTLHGVKTKLLK from the coding sequence ATGACCACACAATCGGAAAACACGAGGCGCATAGCCAAGAACACGCTGATGCTCTACGTGCGTATGCTATTCAGCATGTTGGTATCGCTTTATACATCGCGAGTGGTATTGAACGCATTGGGAGTGGAAGACTATGGCATATATAATGTTGTAGGCGGGTTTGTGGCCATGTTTTCATTGGTTTCCTCCTCCTTGTCATCGGCAGTAAGCCGTTTTCTCACTTTTGAGTTAGGCAGGAAAAATGTGGAACGGCTTAAATTGATGTTCTTCACTTCCTTGTCCATTCACATCATATTGGCACTGGCAGTAGTCCTTGCGGCGGAAACCGTCGGTTTGTGGTTCTTGAATACCCAAATGACCATACCGGCCGATCGGCTTCATGCAGCAAATTGGGTATTTCAGGCCTCCGTCTGTTCATTTGCACTGGGATTGTGCAGTACGCCGTTCAACGCCTCGATCGTATCGCATGAGCATATGGGTACTTTTGCCAAAGCGGGAATCATGGATGTGATGCTGCGTTTGCTGGTGGTATTGTTTATAGCCTGTCCTTCGTGGCATTTTGACCGTCTGATAATCTATTCGTTGCTATTGGTTCTTGTCAGTATCTCTTTGCAGTGCTTTTATTTGTATTATTGTGGCAGACATTTTGAGGAATGCCGGTGGCGTTTCAGTTTCGACCGTCCATGTTGGAAAGAGATGAGTTCGTTCGCGGTATGGAACTTTATTGGTTGTACCGCCGGATTGTTGAAAGGGCAGGGTGTCAATGTGTTGCTCAATATCTTTGTCGGTCCGGTACTGAATGCCGCCCGAGGCATAGCCGACCAGGTAAATGCTGCGATCTGCTCGTTTTCCGGCAATTTCATGATTGCCCTGAATCCTCAAATCACGAAATCATACGCTTCTGACAATCGGGAGTATACAATGTCATTGGTAGAGCGCGGTTCCCGCTTCTCGTTCTATATCATGTTTATTTTGGCCTTGCCAGTCTTGTTGGAAACCGATTTTATACTGAATCTTTGGCTGAAGCAATACCCTGACCATACCGTAAATTTCGTCCGGCTGGTTTTGCTGCTGTCACTTAGTGATATACTGTCGAACACCTTGATCACACTGCAGAACGCGAACGGTAATATCCGCAATTACCAGATTGCGGTCGGCGGAATGCTGATGATGAACTTTCCGCTTTCTTATTGTTGCTTGAAGGCCGGTTTCCCTCCGGAATCCACATTGGTGGTGGCATTGTTCGTTTCCGTTTGCTGCCTGATACTCCGTTTGCTTTTTTTGCGCCGCATGGTTCGTCTTTCCGTCAGGCGATATATACGGAATGTATGTCTTAACACGTTCACTGTGGCTGTGACCGCTTCCTGTTTGCCCATATTGCTCAGTCGGCAAATGGAAGACGGTTGGATTCGTTTTATAGTCGTGTGTGTGGCAAGTGTGTGTTGCGTCGGAGTCTCTTCCTATTTTATAGGGTGCGGCTCGTCCGAACGCGCGTTCATCGTACAGACGCTCCACGGAGTAAAGACTAAACTGCTGAAATGA
- a CDS encoding glycosyltransferase family 2 protein, translating into MNLMPQITIIVPVYNAERTLERCVRSIQAQTVVNWELLLIDDGSEDYSSKLCDEYAIQDSRIRVFHQVNGGASSARNVGLEYTKGEWVVFCDSDDWVDSNWLELFKNQIDNGTELIVQGFIPHGNLWQSRTGINFHGNVKTGILKLQEENILGFMCTKMYKREIIEQCGLRFDTELVLREDELFMLQYAEYISTIQCMEEGAYHYDMPDFSTKYGNIDLFNMFLKIYVVLKRIFSGEDNLLLQNYENDLTQSLFHSFVMRHDDRCKKLENYRKEVGKRVLGVKSLSQFSKYILAYVPSFQVAYLLLEAKAKIVKSMQ; encoded by the coding sequence ATGAATTTAATGCCACAAATTACTATCATAGTACCGGTTTATAATGCGGAGCGGACCCTTGAAAGATGTGTACGTTCCATTCAAGCACAAACAGTTGTCAATTGGGAGTTGCTGTTGATTGACGATGGTAGCGAGGATTACTCGAGCAAATTGTGCGATGAATATGCGATACAGGATTCGCGGATACGTGTATTTCATCAAGTGAACGGGGGAGCGAGTTCTGCAAGAAACGTGGGATTGGAATATACAAAAGGTGAATGGGTCGTATTTTGTGATTCCGATGATTGGGTTGATAGCAACTGGTTGGAACTATTTAAAAATCAAATTGATAATGGCACGGAATTAATTGTACAGGGATTTATTCCTCATGGGAATTTGTGGCAGAGCCGAACCGGCATAAATTTTCATGGCAATGTAAAAACTGGTATATTGAAATTGCAGGAGGAGAACATATTGGGTTTTATGTGTACTAAAATGTATAAACGTGAAATTATAGAACAATGTGGCTTGCGTTTTGATACCGAACTCGTATTGCGTGAGGACGAATTGTTTATGCTTCAATACGCAGAATACATTTCTACAATACAATGTATGGAGGAAGGTGCCTACCATTATGATATGCCTGATTTTTCAACCAAGTATGGCAATATAGATTTGTTTAATATGTTTCTCAAAATATATGTGGTTCTGAAAAGAATATTTTCAGGAGAAGACAATTTGTTACTTCAGAATTATGAAAATGATTTGACTCAATCACTTTTTCATTCTTTTGTAATGCGTCATGACGATAGATGCAAAAAATTGGAAAACTATCGTAAGGAGGTTGGAAAACGAGTATTGGGCGTGAAATCATTGTCGCAATTCTCGAAATATATATTGGCTTATGTGCCTTCTTTTCAAGTGGCATATCTGTTACTTGAAGCTAAAGCAAAAATCGTTAAAAGTATGCAATGA
- a CDS encoding glycosyltransferase family 2 protein: MKEMLQGKVSVIVPAYNAARLLERCVRSITGQTYPALEVIVVDDGSKDDTGKIADQLAAEDSRIRVVHKTNGGVSAARNDALKLVEGEWITFVDSDDYLEPDFLRSLLDGEVADLVIGGYHTVGANEIPSANYPTDTAHSPEAIKRALEARLTDMTFLCPWGKLFRTSLVRSLRLIFNTEMKVGEDVVFVWSYLAHCSSLAFKQGQGYDYYTEPGADFKYALDETVSLQTIERILGVLDGLKRNFGMDTEHARCHVLNYYIWLFKLYVNRNYLLRDLARMKNFFYYPLILDYYKTYRRTSKDKLLVYLLLKLRLSGVLYLMIKLYY, from the coding sequence ATGAAAGAAATGTTGCAGGGTAAAGTTTCGGTTATTGTTCCGGCCTACAATGCTGCTCGGTTATTGGAGCGTTGTGTACGAAGCATAACGGGTCAGACATATCCGGCTTTGGAGGTGATAGTTGTGGATGACGGCAGCAAGGATGATACGGGTAAGATAGCAGATCAACTCGCAGCGGAGGATAGTCGTATCCGGGTGGTTCATAAAACCAATGGTGGAGTAAGTGCTGCCCGTAACGATGCATTGAAATTAGTAGAGGGGGAATGGATTACTTTCGTGGATTCCGACGATTATCTGGAACCGGATTTCCTGCGATCCCTACTTGACGGTGAAGTTGCGGATTTGGTGATAGGTGGTTATCATACGGTAGGGGCCAATGAAATACCAAGTGCAAATTATCCGACTGACACAGCTCATTCTCCGGAAGCTATTAAGAGAGCATTGGAAGCCCGGCTTACTGATATGACGTTTTTGTGTCCGTGGGGGAAGCTGTTCCGCACTTCTCTGGTACGGTCGTTAAGGCTGATTTTCAATACGGAGATGAAGGTGGGCGAAGATGTGGTATTCGTGTGGAGTTATTTGGCTCATTGTTCTTCATTGGCTTTCAAACAGGGACAGGGATACGACTATTATACTGAGCCGGGAGCGGATTTCAAGTATGCGTTGGATGAAACTGTTTCTTTGCAGACCATTGAACGGATTTTGGGTGTATTGGACGGATTGAAACGGAACTTCGGCATGGATACAGAGCATGCCCGTTGTCATGTCCTGAACTATTATATATGGTTGTTCAAACTTTATGTAAATCGTAATTATCTACTAAGGGATTTAGCGCGGATGAAGAATTTTTTTTACTATCCGTTGATACTCGATTATTATAAAACTTACCGCCGGACATCTAAAGACAAATTGTTAGTGTACTTGCTTTTGAAATTGCGGTTGTCCGGTGTCCTGTATCTAATGATAAAGCTTTATTATTAA